In Balearica regulorum gibbericeps isolate bBalReg1 chromosome 2, bBalReg1.pri, whole genome shotgun sequence, one DNA window encodes the following:
- the LOC142600656 gene encoding uncharacterized protein LOC142600656: MTDLASPTGENPFAFSGGEEGLGDEKALVIHSQVEEEEEKEFKCILCGECFGQQPSLARHQKHHAGERTFICAECGKAFSLKHNLIIHQRIHTGERPYQCGVCQKSFSLKQNLLTHQRIHSGEKPFSCQRCGKRFREQRFLLNHQRTHSEDRPGTAAEVQPGGSRSPEPHEAAGGPFACARCGKGFSCRSSLATHQRSHCGERPFACPDCGKSFSHKGSLKIHRRTHTGETPFSCAQCGESFAQKVNLTAHQRTHGAEAALTE; this comes from the exons ATGACGGACCTGGCTTCGCCCACGGGCGAGAACCCTTTCGCCTTCTCGGGCGGCGAGGAGGGCCTGGGGGATGAGAAGGCGCTGGTGATCcacagccaggtggaggaggaggaggagaaggagttCAAGTGCATCCTCTGCGGGGAATGCTTCGGCCAGCAGCCCAGCCTCGCCCGGCACCAGAAGCACCACGCCGGGGAACGCACCTTCATCTGCGCCGAGTGCGGCAAAGCCTTCAGCCTCAAGCATAACCTCATCATCCACCAGCGCATCCACACCGGGGAGCGTCCCTACCAGTGCGGCGTCTGCCAGAAGAGCTTCAGCCTCAAGCAGAACCTGCTCACCCACCAGCGCATCCACAGCGGCGAGAAGCCCTTCTCCTGCCAGCGCTGCGGGAAGCGCTTCCGCGAGCAGCGCTTCCTCCTCAACCACCAGCGCACCCACTCCGAGGACCGGCCCGGCACCGCCGCCGAGGTCCAGCCCGGTGGCAGCCGCTCACCAGAGCCGCATGAGGCGGCCGGCGGCCCCTTCGCCTGCGCCCGGTGCGGGAAGGGCTTCAGCTGCCGGAGCAGCCTGGCCACGCACCAACGCAGCCACTGCGGGGAGCGGCCCTTCGCCTGCCCCGACTGCGGCAAGAGCTTCAGCCACAAGGGCTCCCTGAAGATCCACCGGCGCACCCACACCGGCGAGACCCCCTTCTCCTGCGCCCAGTGCGGCGAGAGCTTTGCCCAGAAGGTCAACCTCACCGCGCACCAGCGCACCCACGGGGCCGAGGCCGCCCTCAC GGAATGA